A single Actinomycetota bacterium DNA region contains:
- the cbiQ gene encoding cobalt ECF transporter T component CbiQ, with the protein MGAGHSHALHLPGTSPLHRARPQCKLAAAFLFVLAVVATPREAFWAFGVYAVALAVLARVAGLPLATLARRLVIELPFLLFAVFLPLVGQGERVEVAGVALSVEGLWAAWNIVAKGTLGVATSVILAATTPVPELLRGLERLRLPAAFTTIAGFMVRYGDVIADEVRRMRIARVSRGHDPRWIWQARAVAASAGTLFIRSYERGERVYLAMVSRGYAGSMPVLEDLGATRAQWLAALALPAAAALVAVTAWGVRP; encoded by the coding sequence GTGGGGGCCGGCCACAGCCACGCGCTCCACCTTCCGGGGACGAGCCCGCTGCACCGCGCCCGGCCCCAGTGCAAGCTGGCCGCGGCGTTCCTGTTCGTCCTGGCCGTGGTGGCGACCCCGCGCGAGGCCTTCTGGGCCTTCGGGGTGTACGCCGTGGCGCTGGCCGTCCTGGCCAGGGTGGCCGGGCTGCCCCTGGCGACCCTGGCCCGGCGCCTCGTCATCGAGCTGCCGTTCCTGCTCTTCGCCGTGTTCCTGCCCCTGGTCGGGCAGGGTGAGCGGGTCGAGGTGGCGGGGGTGGCGCTGTCGGTCGAGGGACTCTGGGCGGCCTGGAACATCGTGGCCAAGGGCACCCTCGGGGTGGCCACCTCGGTCATCCTGGCCGCCACCACGCCCGTGCCCGAGCTGCTGCGCGGGCTGGAGCGGCTGCGCCTGCCGGCGGCCTTCACCACCATCGCCGGGTTCATGGTCCGCTACGGCGACGTGATCGCCGACGAGGTCCGGCGCATGCGCATCGCCCGCGTCTCCCGCGGCCACGACCCGCGCTGGATCTGGCAGGCCAGGGCCGTCGCCGCCTCTGCCGGGACGCTGTTCATCCGCTCCTACGAGCGCGGCGAGCGGGTCTACCTGGCGATGGTGTCGCGCGGCTACGCCGGGTCGATGCCGGTGCTGGAGGACCTGGGCGCGACCCGGGCACAGTGGCTGGCCGCCCTGGCCCTGCCGGCCGCCGCCGCCCTGGTCGCCGTCACCGCCTGG
- a CDS encoding PDGLE domain-containing protein: MRSPNLRLFLIGGLLVAMGLALVVSGFASSAPDGLERVAEDKGFLETAQDHLFADGPLADYAVRGVGNERLSTGLAGLIGVLVTFGIGLALFALLRTMRSGSGSAGGPGPGDDAGPTRAP, encoded by the coding sequence GTGCGCTCCCCGAACCTGCGCCTGTTCCTGATCGGCGGGCTGCTGGTGGCCATGGGGCTCGCCCTGGTCGTCAGCGGCTTCGCCTCCAGCGCGCCCGACGGGCTCGAGCGGGTGGCCGAGGACAAGGGCTTCCTGGAGACGGCCCAGGACCACCTGTTCGCCGACGGCCCCCTGGCCGACTACGCCGTCAGGGGCGTCGGCAACGAGCGGCTCAGCACCGGCCTGGCCGGGCTGATCGGGGTGCTGGTCACCTTCGGGATCGGCCTGGCGCTGTTCGCCCTGCTCAGGACCATGCGGTCGGGCTCCGGGAGCGCCGGGGGCCCCGGCCCCGGCGACGACGCCGGGCCCACCCGGGCGCCCTGA
- a CDS encoding M23 family metallopeptidase — protein sequence MNRHSGRARMTATIVWVLLAVLVAGGCSGGGDPQAGGAAATAPSVASTAGPTTTAPPASEPAEPTTTTRAAAVRYRFPVAGCQARYGNLHHDYPAADIFTERGCVFVAPVDGRVDEVARTDTWSPASDRGAARGGRSVSLVGVDGVRYYGSHLQAIAPGIAPGVRVRAGQPLGRIGNSGSARVTPVHLHFGLSWPTRPGIWWVRRGMVPPARYLDSWRAGGNLSPVRAVEAARAEAGREVPECQARC from the coding sequence ATGAACCGCCACAGCGGCAGGGCCCGCATGACCGCGACGATCGTCTGGGTCCTGCTGGCCGTCCTGGTCGCGGGCGGGTGCTCGGGGGGCGGCGACCCGCAGGCGGGCGGTGCCGCCGCCACGGCCCCGTCGGTCGCGTCGACCGCGGGCCCGACGACCACCGCCCCGCCGGCCTCGGAGCCGGCCGAGCCGACCACGACCACCCGGGCGGCGGCCGTCCGCTACCGCTTCCCGGTGGCCGGCTGCCAGGCCCGCTACGGCAACCTCCACCACGACTACCCGGCGGCCGACATCTTCACGGAGCGGGGCTGCGTCTTCGTCGCCCCCGTTGACGGCCGGGTCGACGAGGTGGCGCGGACCGACACCTGGAGCCCGGCCAGCGACCGGGGGGCCGCCCGCGGCGGGCGCTCGGTCTCGCTGGTCGGCGTCGACGGCGTCCGCTACTACGGCTCCCACCTGCAGGCGATCGCCCCCGGGATCGCCCCCGGGGTGCGGGTGCGGGCCGGCCAGCCCCTCGGCCGCATCGGCAACTCCGGGTCGGCCAGGGTCACCCCCGTGCACCTGCACTTCGGGCTCTCGTGGCCGACCCGGCCGGGCATCTGGTGGGTGCGCCGGGGGATGGTCCCGCCCGCCCGCTACCTCGACTCCTGGCGGGCCGGGGGCAACCTCTCCCCCGTCCGGGCGGTCGAGGCGGCCAGGGCCGAGGCCGGCCGCGAGGTCCCCGAGTGCCAGGCCCGCTGCTGA
- a CDS encoding energy-coupling factor ABC transporter permease, which translates to MHIPDGFINAPTSLATGAVAVGGIGVSLRRAAQTLQERQAPLAGLVAAYIFAVQMLNFPVAAGTSGHLLGGVLAAVLVGPWAGCICVAVVLVVQSLFADGGLTALGLNITNMAVVGVFGGWAVFRLLRRALPATKTSVVAASGIAAGISVVLAASAFVLEYALGGTGGVPVGTVLAAMVGVHTLIGIGEGIITGLTVGVVLGVRPDLVYGAQDLQAPLTLGAKPGPATGGVG; encoded by the coding sequence GTGCACATACCCGACGGCTTCATCAACGCCCCCACGTCGCTGGCCACCGGGGCGGTGGCCGTCGGCGGGATCGGGGTCAGCCTGCGCCGGGCCGCCCAGACGCTCCAGGAGCGGCAGGCCCCCCTGGCCGGGCTGGTCGCGGCCTACATCTTCGCCGTGCAGATGCTCAACTTCCCGGTGGCCGCCGGGACCAGCGGGCACCTGCTCGGCGGCGTCCTGGCCGCAGTGCTGGTCGGGCCGTGGGCCGGCTGCATCTGCGTGGCCGTGGTCCTGGTCGTCCAGAGCCTGTTCGCCGACGGCGGCCTGACCGCGCTCGGGCTCAACATCACCAACATGGCCGTCGTCGGCGTGTTCGGCGGCTGGGCCGTCTTCCGGCTGCTGCGCCGGGCCCTGCCCGCGACCAAGACCTCGGTGGTGGCCGCCTCCGGGATCGCCGCCGGCATCTCGGTGGTCCTGGCCGCCTCCGCCTTCGTGCTCGAGTACGCCCTCGGCGGCACCGGCGGCGTCCCGGTGGGGACGGTGCTCGCGGCCATGGTCGGCGTCCACACCCTGATCGGCATCGGCGAGGGCATCATCACCGGCCTCACCGTCGGCGTGGTCCTGGGCGTCCGGCCCGACCTGGTCTACGGGGCCCAGGACCTCCAGGCCCCGCTGACCCTCGGGGCCAAGCCCGGGCCGGCCACGGGGGGGGTGGGCTGA